A portion of the Thermodesulfobacteriota bacterium genome contains these proteins:
- a CDS encoding PHP domain-containing protein, which produces MPGVDLHLHSTCSDGTLTPAALVALAREEGLAAASVTDHDSVAGVAAALAAGQLLGVEVLSGVEIGSSQDGVPFHLLGYGFRPEDPGLQARLAQLQEGRQQRNLAIIERLAGLGIGIRLEELQAEAAGGQIGRPHFARLLQAKGHVRSAQEAFHRLLGRGRPAYASRFRFPAAEAIAFLQAAGGIAVLAHPGSIGLASFRRLERFVGKLAAAGLDGLEAYYPDHDPAMAGRLVRLATSCRLVVTGGSDFHGAARPQAAMGRVGGKTLVPEAVMGPIRERLTRRRRSG; this is translated from the coding sequence ATGCCCGGCGTCGATCTCCATCTCCATTCCACGTGCTCGGACGGCACCCTCACCCCGGCGGCCCTGGTCGCCCTGGCCCGGGAGGAAGGGCTTGCTGCGGCCAGTGTCACCGACCACGACTCGGTGGCCGGGGTGGCGGCAGCTTTGGCCGCCGGCCAGCTGCTGGGTGTGGAGGTGCTCTCCGGGGTGGAGATCGGCAGCAGCCAGGATGGCGTCCCCTTCCACCTGCTGGGCTATGGCTTTCGCCCGGAGGACCCGGGTCTTCAGGCCCGGCTGGCCCAGCTGCAGGAGGGCCGGCAGCAGCGCAACCTGGCCATCATCGAGCGGCTGGCGGGCCTGGGCATCGGCATTCGCCTGGAAGAGCTGCAGGCAGAGGCGGCCGGCGGCCAGATCGGCCGGCCGCACTTCGCCCGCCTGCTCCAGGCCAAAGGCCATGTCCGGTCCGCGCAGGAGGCCTTCCACCGCCTGCTGGGCCGGGGCCGGCCGGCCTACGCCAGCCGCTTCCGCTTCCCGGCCGCCGAGGCGATCGCCTTTCTCCAGGCGGCTGGCGGCATCGCGGTCCTGGCCCACCCGGGCTCAATCGGCCTGGCCTCCTTCCGGCGCCTGGAGCGCTTCGTGGGCAAGCTGGCGGCCGCCGGTCTCGATGGCCTGGAGGCGTACTATCCGGATCACGATCCGGCCATGGCCGGGCGCCTGGTGCGTCTTGCCACCAGCTGCCGCCTGGTGGTGACCGGTGGCTCGGACTTCCACGGGGCGGCGCGGCCCCAGGCCGCCATGGGGCGGGTGGGCGGCAAGACCCTGGTGCCCGAGGCGGTCATGGGTCCGATCCGGGAACGCTTGACGCGGCGCCGTCGGTCCGGCTAA
- a CDS encoding sigma-54 dependent transcriptional regulator, translating to MHTVLIVDDEPNYRLILAELLRDEGFEVLTAASGEAALGVAREADLDMVVTDMRMPGMDGIDLMKAIKSMDRDLPVMIMTAFGEVDKAVEAMRAGAYHYLVKPFKNDELVVNVRKAIELFGLVRENRRLLAELRDRYGFANLVGKTPAMLAVYHLIEKVAPTPATVLITGESGTGKELVARAIHFHSNRKDAPFVSVNCAALADSLLESELFGHEKGAFTGAVALRKGRFELADSGTLFLDEVGDMSAALQTKLLRALQERSFERVGGTRSLTVDVRVVAATNKDLKDEVGRGSFREDLYYRLNVVHIQLPPLRERADDIPLLVAHLLAKHTRIMGRPGLTVAPEALRYLMSLPWEGNVRELENTVERAVILASGSTIQKEDLQPAGGEAPPRSDWSAGPDLDRLLPSHVPLPDVLATVEEHLIRRALANAGQVQAHAAHELGIAKSLLQYKMKKYGIAKRS from the coding sequence ATGCACACGGTTCTCATCGTCGACGACGAGCCCAACTACCGGCTGATCCTGGCCGAGCTGCTGCGGGACGAGGGCTTCGAGGTCCTGACCGCGGCCAGCGGTGAGGCAGCCCTGGGGGTGGCCCGGGAGGCGGACCTGGACATGGTGGTCACCGACATGCGCATGCCGGGCATGGACGGCATCGACCTCATGAAGGCCATCAAGTCCATGGACCGGGATCTGCCGGTGATGATCATGACGGCCTTCGGCGAGGTGGACAAGGCCGTGGAGGCCATGCGCGCCGGCGCCTACCACTACCTGGTCAAGCCCTTCAAGAACGACGAGCTGGTGGTCAACGTCCGGAAGGCCATCGAGCTGTTCGGCCTGGTGCGGGAGAACCGGCGGCTCTTGGCCGAGCTGCGGGATCGGTACGGCTTCGCCAACCTGGTGGGCAAGACCCCGGCCATGCTGGCGGTCTATCACCTGATCGAGAAGGTGGCGCCCACCCCGGCCACCGTGCTCATCACCGGCGAATCCGGCACCGGCAAGGAGCTGGTGGCCCGGGCCATCCATTTCCACAGCAACCGCAAGGACGCCCCCTTTGTCTCGGTCAACTGCGCCGCCCTGGCCGACTCCCTCCTGGAGTCCGAGCTGTTCGGCCACGAAAAGGGGGCCTTCACCGGCGCCGTGGCCTTGCGCAAGGGCCGCTTCGAGCTGGCGGACTCCGGCACCCTGTTCCTGGACGAGGTGGGCGATATGTCGGCGGCCCTGCAGACCAAGCTCTTGCGGGCGCTCCAGGAGCGCTCCTTCGAGCGGGTGGGGGGCACGAGGAGCCTGACCGTGGACGTGCGGGTGGTGGCGGCCACCAACAAGGACCTCAAGGACGAAGTGGGACGGGGCAGCTTCCGGGAGGATCTCTACTACCGCCTCAATGTGGTGCACATCCAGCTGCCGCCGCTGCGGGAGCGGGCCGACGACATCCCTTTGCTGGTGGCCCATCTTCTGGCCAAGCACACCAGGATCATGGGCCGGCCGGGGCTTACGGTGGCGCCGGAGGCGTTGCGCTACCTGATGAGCCTGCCCTGGGAGGGCAATGTCCGGGAGCTGGAGAACACGGTGGAGCGGGCGGTCATCCTGGCCTCCGGCAGCACCATCCAGAAGGAGGACCTGCAGCCGGCGGGCGGCGAGGCGCCGCCCCGCTCGGACTGGTCGGCTGGCCCCGACCTGGACCGGCTCCTGCCCAGCCATGTCCCGCTGCCGGACGTCCTGGCCACCGTGGAGGAGCACCTCATCCGGCGGGCCCTGGCCAACGCCGGTCAGGTGCAGGCCCATGCCGCCCACGAGCTGGGTATCGCCAAGAGCCTGCTCCAATACAAGATGAAGAAGTACGGCATCGCCAAGCGCAGTTGA
- a CDS encoding Hpt domain-containing protein, with protein MDAEIFREEASELLDDIEETLMELREASPVPEQLNRLFRAFHTIKGSGAMFGFDGVAAFTHDVESAIDAVRQGTCPFSPPLLDLLLASRDQILRLIDEGAKPSPATAAEGARLREALIAWRQPAAAAPPSKPAPPSLPAAAPAPAVSAAPAPVVPAAPGVRPLRMLVVEDEFVSRYLLQEFLGRYGVSHVAVDGYEAILAFKAAHTEKRPYDLVCLDIMMPGLDGREVAKEMRRLETELVAAAPCRIVMTTAVSDSDIVLDMFQSQLCDAYMVKPINFPRLAELIDRFF; from the coding sequence ATGGACGCCGAGATCTTCCGCGAAGAGGCCAGCGAGCTTCTGGACGACATCGAGGAGACCCTCATGGAGCTGCGGGAGGCGTCTCCGGTGCCGGAGCAGCTCAACCGGCTGTTCCGGGCCTTCCACACCATCAAGGGGTCGGGGGCCATGTTCGGCTTCGACGGGGTAGCCGCCTTCACCCACGACGTGGAATCGGCCATCGACGCAGTGCGCCAGGGCACCTGCCCCTTTTCCCCCCCGCTGCTCGATCTCCTGCTCGCCAGCCGGGACCAGATCCTGCGCCTGATCGACGAGGGCGCAAAGCCCAGCCCTGCCACCGCGGCCGAGGGCGCACGCCTGCGGGAGGCCCTCATTGCCTGGCGCCAGCCGGCCGCCGCCGCCCCGCCCTCCAAGCCGGCACCGCCTTCTTTGCCGGCCGCAGCCCCGGCCCCGGCCGTCTCGGCGGCGCCTGCACCGGTGGTGCCGGCGGCCCCTGGCGTCCGGCCGTTGCGCATGCTGGTGGTGGAGGACGAGTTCGTCAGCCGGTATCTGCTCCAGGAGTTCCTGGGCCGCTACGGGGTGAGCCACGTGGCGGTGGACGGCTACGAGGCCATCCTGGCCTTCAAGGCCGCCCACACCGAAAAGAGGCCCTACGACTTGGTCTGCCTGGACATCATGATGCCGGGTCTGGACGGCCGGGAAGTAGCCAAGGAGATGCGCCGCCTGGAGACCGAGCTGGTGGCTGCCGCCCCCTGCCGCATCGTCATGACCACGGCGGTCAGCGACAGCGACATCGTCCTCGACATGTTCCAAAGCCAGCTGTGCGACGCCTACATGGTAAAGCCCATCAACTTCCCCCGCCTCGCCGAGCTCATCGACCGCTTCTTCTGA
- a CDS encoding multicopper oxidase domain-containing protein yields MRTRRGYWQMLLAVSLAAASAAPGQAAPLPGGSLDPQSIPKYVIPLVIPPELPPSSVQPGAPAADYNIAVRQFQQQILPGGIWNTVNGRGDTFAPTTVWSYGRAEDTPPAVAPVPGTTFNYPAFTVEATSGVPTTVRWINGLVDANGGYLPHLLPVDQTLHWANPPQDCIDGTPRTDCRGQSSAPYTGPVPIVTHVHGAHVGPESDGYPEAWWLPAANNIPAGYATQGGFFDQYDRTNAVPGSAYFGYPNDQPATTIWYHDHALGMTRLNVVAGPAGFWLIRGGLYGDAFVLDAASGLPAVLPGPAPVNGAGDPNFDGAHRATIREIPIAIQDRAFNADGSLFYPDNRAFFEGLDPASLNIPFIPDPASDVSPIWNPEVFFNTMVVNGTTWPALEVAPARYRFRLLNGCTARFLNLALILQTPEGGELPFFQIGAEQGFLPAVVRIQTGTSTVYDGTPGGTVVPVPSADQALLMAPAERADVIVDFSALPDGTRVRMINTGPDAPFGGFPADPVADPATTGQVMEFVVRNSLLQPGDATTTAPEDLLLPAEPPLGLAATTRQLSLNEMDSAQVCVTVDPATGAITAVPGDIPPCFSAGAFPFGPREATLGTVMAGGMAMPMMWMDAVTEAPRLGDTEVWELYNLTMDAHPIHLHLVRFETIERQALAVDPATMMPMAMADPMSAPVPALPHEEGFKDTVVAYPGEVTRIKARFDVSGLFVWHCHIVDHEDNEMMRPYVVRRTADINSNGCVDRDDLIALMQAMRSSLPAHARIEYDLNDDGSLDIVDARYLVARFTRPRGQRCAAPAMPVKMR; encoded by the coding sequence ATGAGAACAAGACGTGGCTATTGGCAGATGTTGCTGGCCGTCAGTCTGGCGGCCGCCAGCGCGGCGCCGGGCCAGGCGGCGCCGTTGCCCGGGGGAAGCCTTGACCCCCAATCCATCCCCAAGTACGTGATCCCGCTCGTCATCCCGCCGGAGCTGCCGCCGAGCAGCGTCCAGCCGGGCGCCCCGGCCGCCGACTACAACATTGCGGTCCGGCAGTTCCAGCAGCAGATCCTGCCCGGCGGCATCTGGAACACGGTCAACGGCCGCGGCGACACCTTTGCCCCCACCACCGTGTGGAGCTATGGCCGGGCGGAAGACACCCCACCGGCCGTGGCACCGGTTCCCGGCACCACCTTCAACTACCCGGCCTTCACCGTGGAGGCCACCTCAGGTGTGCCGACCACCGTGCGCTGGATCAATGGCCTGGTGGACGCCAACGGCGGCTACCTGCCCCATCTCCTGCCCGTGGACCAGACCCTGCACTGGGCCAACCCGCCCCAGGACTGCATCGACGGCACCCCCCGCACCGACTGCCGGGGCCAGAGCAGCGCACCCTACACCGGGCCGGTGCCCATCGTTACCCATGTGCACGGCGCCCACGTCGGACCGGAAAGCGACGGCTATCCCGAGGCCTGGTGGCTGCCGGCAGCGAACAACATCCCGGCCGGCTATGCCACCCAAGGGGGCTTTTTTGACCAGTACGACCGCACCAACGCGGTGCCCGGATCCGCCTATTTCGGCTACCCCAACGATCAGCCCGCCACCACCATCTGGTACCACGACCATGCCCTGGGCATGACCCGGCTGAACGTCGTGGCCGGCCCTGCCGGCTTCTGGCTCATCCGCGGCGGCCTCTACGGGGATGCCTTCGTCCTCGACGCAGCCAGCGGCCTGCCGGCGGTGCTGCCGGGACCGGCGCCGGTCAACGGCGCAGGAGACCCCAACTTCGACGGCGCGCACCGGGCCACCATCCGCGAGATCCCCATCGCCATCCAGGACCGGGCCTTCAACGCCGACGGCTCGCTGTTCTATCCCGACAACCGCGCCTTCTTTGAAGGCCTGGATCCGGCTTCCCTCAACATCCCCTTCATCCCGGACCCGGCCTCGGACGTCTCCCCGATCTGGAACCCGGAGGTCTTCTTCAACACCATGGTGGTGAACGGCACCACCTGGCCGGCCCTGGAGGTGGCGCCGGCCAGATACCGCTTCCGGCTGCTCAACGGCTGCACCGCGCGCTTTCTCAACCTGGCGCTCATCCTGCAAACCCCGGAGGGCGGCGAGCTGCCCTTCTTCCAGATCGGCGCCGAGCAGGGGTTTCTCCCCGCCGTGGTGCGGATCCAGACCGGCACCAGCACCGTCTATGACGGCACACCCGGCGGCACGGTGGTGCCGGTTCCCTCGGCTGACCAGGCCCTCCTGATGGCCCCCGCCGAACGGGCCGACGTGATCGTCGATTTCTCGGCCCTGCCGGACGGCACCCGGGTGCGGATGATCAACACCGGGCCGGATGCGCCGTTCGGCGGCTTCCCGGCCGATCCGGTGGCCGACCCGGCCACCACCGGCCAGGTCATGGAGTTTGTGGTGCGCAACAGCCTGCTGCAGCCTGGAGACGCCACCACCACCGCTCCGGAGGACCTGCTTCTGCCGGCGGAGCCCCCTCTGGGACTGGCGGCGACCACCCGGCAGCTGTCCCTCAACGAAATGGATTCCGCGCAGGTCTGCGTGACCGTGGACCCGGCCACCGGGGCCATCACCGCCGTGCCCGGGGACATTCCCCCCTGCTTTTCCGCCGGCGCGTTCCCCTTCGGACCCCGGGAGGCCACCCTGGGGACGGTCATGGCGGGCGGCATGGCCATGCCGATGATGTGGATGGACGCGGTCACCGAGGCGCCGCGCCTGGGGGACACCGAGGTCTGGGAGCTCTATAACCTCACCATGGACGCCCATCCCATCCACCTGCACCTGGTGCGCTTCGAGACCATCGAGCGTCAGGCCCTGGCCGTGGACCCGGCCACCATGATGCCGATGGCGATGGCGGATCCCATGAGCGCCCCGGTGCCGGCATTGCCCCACGAAGAAGGCTTCAAGGACACGGTGGTGGCCTATCCCGGCGAGGTGACCCGGATCAAGGCCAGGTTCGATGTCTCCGGCCTTTTTGTCTGGCATTGCCACATCGTCGATCACGAGGACAACGAGATGATGCGGCCCTATGTGGTCCGGCGGACGGCGGACATCAACAGCAACGGCTGTGTGGACCGGGACGACCTCATCGCTCTCATGCAGGCCATGCGCAGCAGCCTGCCGGCCCACGCCCGGATCGAGTACGACCTCAACGACGACGGCAGCCTCGATATCGTCGATGCCCGGTACCTGGTGGCCCGATTCACCCGACCGCGCGGCCAGCGGTGCGCGGCGCCGGCCATGCCGGTCAAAATGCGCTAA
- a CDS encoding cohesin domain-containing protein codes for MMKRFLAIIVLGIALLATGAAGASTLSLDPVLSETVVGGPVDFSVHIAGLGTGLPPSLGAFSFRLVYDPALLAFDSVVFGSALGDPGLGESLQLVDASLPGSVLAESLSLLSPAELDLGQPGAFTLASLRFLGLTPGFGEVHLAGLLLSDGWGCTLQPTVHGISFVAVDPVPVPATVWLLGAVLPGLACLRRRAAA; via the coding sequence ATGATGAAAAGATTCCTTGCAATCATCGTATTGGGGATAGCACTCCTGGCCACCGGCGCAGCCGGCGCCAGCACCCTCAGCCTGGATCCGGTGCTGAGTGAGACCGTGGTCGGTGGCCCGGTGGACTTCAGCGTCCACATCGCCGGCCTGGGCACCGGCCTGCCGCCCTCCCTGGGCGCCTTCAGCTTCCGTCTGGTCTATGATCCGGCCCTTCTGGCCTTCGACAGCGTCGTCTTCGGCAGCGCCCTGGGCGATCCGGGCCTGGGCGAAAGCCTCCAGCTGGTGGACGCCAGCCTGCCGGGCAGCGTGCTGGCGGAGAGCCTGTCCCTGCTCTCACCGGCCGAGCTGGATCTGGGCCAGCCGGGCGCCTTCACCCTGGCGAGCCTGCGCTTTCTTGGCCTTACCCCAGGATTCGGCGAGGTCCATCTGGCCGGGCTGCTGCTGAGCGACGGCTGGGGGTGCACCCTGCAGCCCACGGTGCACGGCATCTCCTTTGTCGCCGTGGATCCGGTGCCGGTACCGGCCACGGTCTGGCTGCTCGGCGCGGTCCTCCCTGGCCTGGCCTGCCTCCGGAGGCGAGCTGCCGCCTGA
- a CDS encoding protein-glutamate O-methyltransferase CheR, with the protein MGIHGGLLPAGLMAISDQELGLIRSLVRERFGINLTEQKRALVVGRLQKFLREQGFPSFRAFYDHLVSDASGRALDQLINRISTNYTFFNRERAHFDLLARTVLPGIIRQEEAAGSRDLRLWSAGCSSGEEAYLLAILLMEALGVAYPQWQAGVLATDISERVLAVARQGVYAEDSLADLPDSYRKRYFQRLADGRWQVAGRLRQEVTFRRFNLMSHTFPFKKPFQVIFCRNVMIYFDRPTRDALVSRFQSALEPGGLLFIGHSESLGREQGLFRYLMPAVYQRL; encoded by the coding sequence ATGGGGATTCACGGCGGCCTGCTGCCCGCGGGCCTCATGGCGATCAGCGACCAGGAGCTTGGCCTCATCCGCAGCCTGGTCCGCGAGCGCTTCGGCATCAACCTCACCGAGCAGAAGCGGGCCCTGGTGGTGGGCAGGCTCCAGAAGTTTCTCCGGGAGCAGGGCTTTCCCAGCTTCCGGGCCTTCTATGACCATCTGGTGAGCGATGCCTCGGGCCGGGCCCTGGATCAGCTGATCAACCGCATCTCCACCAACTACACCTTCTTCAACCGGGAAAGAGCCCACTTCGACCTGCTGGCCCGGACGGTGCTGCCGGGGATCATCCGCCAGGAGGAGGCAGCCGGCAGCCGGGATCTGCGGCTGTGGAGCGCCGGCTGCTCCTCGGGCGAGGAGGCGTACCTCCTGGCCATCCTGCTCATGGAGGCCCTGGGCGTCGCCTACCCCCAATGGCAGGCCGGGGTTCTGGCCACGGACATCTCGGAGCGGGTGTTGGCTGTGGCCCGGCAGGGCGTGTATGCTGAAGATTCCCTCGCCGACCTGCCGGATTCCTACCGCAAGCGCTACTTCCAGCGCCTGGCCGACGGCCGCTGGCAGGTGGCGGGCCGCCTGCGGCAGGAGGTCACCTTCCGGCGCTTCAATCTCATGAGCCATACCTTTCCGTTCAAGAAGCCTTTCCAGGTCATCTTCTGCCGCAACGTCATGATCTACTTCGACCGCCCGACCAGGGATGCCCTGGTAAGCCGCTTCCAGAGCGCTCTGGAGCCGGGAGGCCTGCTCTTCATCGGCCACTCCGAATCACTGGGCCGGGAGCAGGGCCTGTTCCGCTACCTCATGCCGGCGGTCTATCAGCGGCTCTAG
- a CDS encoding chemotaxis response regulator protein-glutamate methylesterase, which produces MALTPKRRIRVLVVDDSSLVRSILSQGLAQDPGLEVVGAAPDPYVARDKIVELSPDVLTLDVEMPRMDGVEFLRRLMPQHPLPVVMVSALTARGKRITLEALEAGAVDFVTKPSTDVARGLAAMLLELRTKIKIASTANVSHWKGRRTGLAAAALPAPGALAESTDKVIAIGASTGGTEAIRQVVAALPVACPGVVVVQHMPAGFTTMFADRLSSLCAMEVKEAQTGDRVRPGRVLIAPGDFQMSVVRSGGVYQVECRRGEKVCGHCPSVDVLMHSVAQQVGANAVGVMLTGMGRDGAAGMLAMRQAGARNIAQDEASSVVFGMPREAFELGGAERLVPLADIAAQVLRLVADSPRPAAAGRDHDPTRKRI; this is translated from the coding sequence ATGGCCCTGACGCCGAAGCGCCGCATCCGGGTCCTGGTGGTGGACGACTCCTCCCTGGTCCGCAGCATCCTCAGCCAGGGCCTGGCCCAGGATCCGGGCCTCGAGGTGGTGGGTGCGGCCCCGGATCCGTACGTGGCCCGGGACAAGATCGTCGAGCTCTCTCCCGATGTTCTGACCCTGGACGTGGAGATGCCCAGGATGGACGGGGTGGAGTTCCTGCGCCGGCTCATGCCCCAGCACCCCTTGCCGGTGGTCATGGTGTCGGCGCTCACCGCCCGGGGCAAGAGGATCACCCTCGAGGCCCTGGAGGCCGGGGCGGTGGATTTCGTCACCAAGCCCTCCACGGACGTGGCCCGGGGGCTGGCCGCCATGCTCCTGGAGCTGCGCACCAAGATCAAGATCGCTTCCACCGCCAACGTCAGCCACTGGAAGGGCCGGCGGACCGGGCTCGCCGCCGCCGCCCTGCCCGCCCCGGGGGCCCTGGCAGAATCCACGGACAAGGTCATCGCCATCGGCGCCTCCACCGGCGGCACCGAGGCGATCCGCCAGGTGGTCGCCGCCCTGCCCGTGGCTTGTCCCGGTGTGGTCGTTGTCCAGCACATGCCCGCCGGCTTCACCACCATGTTTGCTGACCGGTTGAGCTCCCTGTGCGCCATGGAGGTCAAGGAGGCACAAACCGGCGACCGGGTGAGGCCGGGCCGGGTGCTCATCGCCCCCGGCGACTTCCAGATGAGCGTGGTGCGCTCCGGCGGCGTCTACCAGGTGGAATGCCGGCGGGGGGAGAAGGTGTGCGGCCATTGCCCCTCGGTGGATGTGCTCATGCACTCGGTGGCGCAGCAGGTGGGTGCCAATGCCGTGGGCGTCATGCTCACCGGCATGGGCCGGGACGGCGCCGCCGGCATGCTGGCGATGCGCCAGGCCGGGGCCCGGAACATCGCCCAGGACGAGGCCTCCTCGGTGGTCTTCGGCATGCCCAGGGAGGCGTTCGAGCTGGGCGGCGCCGAGCGGCTGGTGCCCCTGGCCGACATCGCCGCCCAGGTCCTGCGCCTGGTCGCCGACTCACCCCGGCCGGCGGCCGCCGGCCGGGACCACGACCCAACCAGGAAACGGATATGA
- a CDS encoding chemotaxis protein CheA encodes MTLPPTSEMLEIYAEFVLECRDLLDQLEPDILALREVAVRPEAIPPEQLDVLNAIFRLFHSIKGGAGFLNLTRLASTAHAAESLLDLVRTGQLLLAPGHIDLLCRTCDFIRSALDQVAAELSDEASAPEAAAVAADLHNATALAAPAPPPRATPPPPAPGPEPEPAAPEEETPPELILTITPEMRQRFVQEADEILQEVEGLLLDWSKSPARVELVHELFRRLHSFKGNCGFMGYGDLERLSHRAETILDLARQGQLANQAPIAATLLNLLDVWKGAVAAIATDGAGEIIGVDLYLELLDDLLPAGLRLSSGKKPLGAILVERGVVTASDVDLALARQKAPIGEILVEMGAATPEQVSEALAEQAVAPAAGPPRTEAPLAAAIRRQDIRVDLDKLDSLINLIGELVIAENMILHSPDLAGLELDRFNKAAQQMSKIVKELQEVAMTIRMIPVAGLFRRMTRLVHDLSGKCGKKVDLELVGVETELDKTVIETITDPLVHLIRNSLDHGLEPPEERQAKGKPATGRVTLSASHEEGEVWITIADDGRGLDRKKILAKAAARGLLAGDGAELSDREVAGLIFLPGFSTADQVTDVSGRGVGMDVVKQNLTKINGKIDVTSQPGQGTRIVLRIPLTMAIIDGMLLRVGAATYILPILAIRESFRPAAQAITVSPDGQELVMVREHLIPVLRLHDLYGVTPDSPRLDEGILIVLEAQAATICLFVDEILGQQQTVIKGLSGYISHMGSLTGISGCTILGNGEVCLILEVGALMELSGARRGLVDRRAPGA; translated from the coding sequence ATGACCCTGCCCCCCACAAGCGAAATGCTGGAGATCTATGCCGAGTTCGTCCTCGAATGCCGGGATCTCTTGGACCAGCTGGAGCCGGACATCCTGGCCCTGCGGGAGGTGGCCGTAAGGCCCGAGGCCATCCCTCCGGAACAGCTGGATGTCCTCAACGCCATCTTCCGCCTGTTCCATTCCATCAAGGGAGGGGCCGGCTTTCTCAACCTGACCCGGCTTGCCTCCACCGCCCATGCGGCCGAGAGCCTGTTGGATCTGGTCCGCACCGGCCAGCTCCTCCTGGCGCCGGGCCACATCGATCTTCTGTGCCGCACCTGCGACTTCATCCGCTCCGCCCTGGACCAGGTGGCCGCCGAGCTCAGTGACGAGGCCAGTGCCCCGGAGGCGGCGGCGGTGGCGGCGGATCTCCACAACGCCACTGCCCTTGCCGCACCGGCGCCACCGCCCCGGGCCACCCCGCCCCCCCCGGCCCCAGGCCCGGAGCCGGAGCCGGCCGCCCCGGAGGAGGAGACCCCTCCGGAGCTGATTCTGACCATCACCCCGGAGATGCGGCAGCGCTTCGTCCAGGAGGCAGACGAGATCCTCCAGGAGGTGGAAGGTCTGCTCCTGGACTGGAGCAAATCGCCGGCCAGGGTCGAGCTGGTCCATGAGCTCTTCCGCCGCCTCCACTCCTTCAAGGGCAACTGCGGCTTCATGGGCTACGGCGATCTGGAAAGGCTCAGCCACCGGGCCGAGACCATCCTCGATCTTGCCCGCCAGGGCCAGCTGGCCAACCAGGCCCCGATCGCTGCCACCCTCTTGAACCTCCTGGACGTATGGAAAGGGGCGGTAGCCGCCATTGCCACCGACGGCGCGGGCGAGATCATTGGGGTGGATCTCTACCTGGAGCTGCTGGACGATCTGCTGCCCGCCGGGCTGCGGCTGTCCTCCGGCAAGAAGCCCCTGGGCGCGATCCTGGTGGAACGGGGGGTGGTGACGGCCTCCGATGTGGATCTGGCCCTGGCCCGCCAGAAAGCCCCCATCGGCGAGATCCTGGTGGAGATGGGCGCCGCCACCCCGGAGCAGGTCTCCGAGGCCCTGGCGGAGCAGGCCGTGGCGCCGGCGGCCGGTCCGCCCCGCACCGAGGCGCCCCTGGCGGCCGCCATCCGGCGCCAGGACATCCGGGTGGATCTGGACAAGCTGGACAGCCTCATCAACCTCATCGGCGAGCTGGTGATCGCCGAGAACATGATCCTCCACTCCCCGGATCTCGCCGGCCTGGAGCTGGACCGCTTCAACAAGGCGGCCCAGCAGATGAGCAAGATCGTCAAAGAGCTCCAGGAGGTGGCCATGACCATCCGGATGATCCCGGTGGCCGGCCTCTTCCGCCGCATGACCCGCCTGGTTCACGATCTGTCCGGCAAATGCGGCAAGAAGGTGGATCTGGAGCTGGTGGGGGTCGAGACCGAGCTGGACAAGACGGTGATCGAGACCATCACCGATCCCCTGGTGCACCTCATCCGCAACTCCCTGGACCACGGCCTGGAGCCGCCAGAGGAGCGGCAGGCCAAAGGCAAGCCGGCCACCGGCCGGGTGACCCTGTCCGCCAGCCACGAGGAGGGGGAGGTCTGGATCACCATCGCCGACGACGGCCGGGGCCTGGACCGGAAGAAGATCCTGGCCAAGGCCGCGGCCCGGGGCCTCCTGGCCGGCGACGGCGCCGAGCTCTCCGACCGGGAGGTGGCAGGCCTCATCTTTCTGCCCGGCTTCTCCACGGCGGACCAGGTCACCGATGTCTCCGGTCGCGGGGTGGGCATGGACGTGGTCAAGCAGAATCTGACCAAGATCAACGGCAAGATCGACGTCACCTCCCAGCCCGGCCAGGGCACCCGGATCGTCCTGCGCATCCCGCTCACCATGGCCATCATCGACGGCATGCTGCTGCGGGTGGGCGCGGCCACCTACATCCTGCCCATCCTGGCCATCCGGGAGTCCTTCCGGCCGGCGGCCCAGGCCATCACCGTCTCCCCGGACGGCCAGGAGCTGGTGATGGTCCGGGAGCATCTCATCCCGGTGCTGCGCCTGCACGACCTCTATGGGGTCACCCCGGACAGCCCGCGCCTGGACGAAGGGATTCTCATCGTCCTGGAGGCCCAGGCCGCGACCATCTGCCTGTTCGTGGATGAGATCCTGGGCCAGCAGCAGACGGTGATCAAGGGCCTGTCCGGCTACATCAGCCACATGGGCAGCCTGACCGGCATCTCCGGCTGCACCATCCTGGGCAACGGCGAAGTCTGCCTGATTCTGGAGGTGGGGGCGCTCATGGAGCTTTCGGGCGCCCGCCGCGGCCTGGTGGACCGGAGGGCGCCCGGGGCCTAA